One window from the genome of Xenorhabdus bovienii SS-2004 encodes:
- a CDS encoding lysozyme — MQDIKTRFSRVIIGLIIGGASSSVILSQFLDEKEGNRLSAYRDGGGIWTICRGVTRIDGKAVYKGMKLAPEQCDVLNRIEADRAIDWVKKNVRVPLTDPQIAGIASFCPYNIGPGKCFSSTFYRKLNAGDKKGACAEIKRWVYDGGRDCRKTQGQPNGCYGQVLRRDQEAELVCWGLDK; from the coding sequence ATGCAGGATATCAAAACCAGGTTCAGCCGAGTGATCATTGGCCTTATTATTGGTGGTGCTAGCTCTTCTGTCATTCTTTCTCAATTTTTGGATGAGAAAGAAGGCAACCGACTGTCTGCCTATCGAGATGGCGGCGGCATCTGGACAATATGTCGCGGCGTGACGCGCATTGATGGCAAAGCGGTATATAAAGGAATGAAGCTAGCGCCTGAACAATGTGATGTTTTGAACCGAATCGAAGCCGACAGGGCGATTGATTGGGTGAAAAAGAATGTGCGCGTTCCGCTGACTGACCCGCAAATTGCCGGTATTGCCAGTTTCTGTCCGTATAACATCGGCCCCGGAAAATGCTTTTCCTCCACTTTTTATCGCAAACTCAACGCCGGCGATAAAAAAGGTGCGTGTGCAGAGATCAAACGCTGGGTCTATGATGGTGGGCGTGACTGCCGAAAAACTCAAGGGCAGCCGAATGGCTGTTATGGTCAGGTTCTGCGGCGTGATCAAGAAGCTGAACTGGTGTGTTGGGGGCTGGATAAATGA
- a CDS encoding DinI-like family protein, which yields MMKVEILFDKRANVSESVMSALESELKKRILPQYPDTHFRIAVSSSSSVRVTGTKDSSKHDQMMELIQNVWEDDSWLPD from the coding sequence ATGATGAAAGTGGAGATACTTTTCGATAAACGAGCTAATGTTTCTGAATCAGTGATGTCTGCACTTGAAAGTGAACTAAAAAAAAGAATTTTACCGCAGTATCCCGATACGCATTTTAGAATTGCAGTCAGCAGCAGTAGCTCCGTAAGAGTGACAGGAACCAAAGACAGTAGTAAGCATGACCAGATGATGGAACTTATTCAAAACGTCTGGGAAGATGATAGCTGGTTGCCAGATTAA
- a CDS encoding DUF5347 family protein, whose amino-acid sequence MANTEKEKFAQINLGQRLEGLNHLSRIRATYWGDDEKELNRFFADMRDKKDSYYEENKRALSAIFYLANIPRARHESELEHFTPEEKQALIKAMNHIKVVVSQFPKYLKLSK is encoded by the coding sequence ATGGCGAATACGGAAAAAGAAAAATTTGCCCAGATTAACCTTGGCCAACGGCTGGAAGGATTGAACCATTTATCGCGGATCAGGGCGACATACTGGGGTGACGATGAAAAAGAGTTAAACCGGTTTTTTGCTGACATGCGCGACAAAAAGGACAGTTATTACGAAGAGAACAAGCGGGCGTTATCCGCCATTTTTTATTTGGCGAATATTCCGCGTGCACGCCACGAAAGTGAGCTTGAACATTTTACCCCAGAGGAAAAACAGGCTCTGATCAAAGCAATGAATCATATTAAAGTTGTTGTCAGTCAGTTTCCTAAGTACTTGAAGTTATCTAAGTAA
- a CDS encoding phage baseplate assembly protein V, translated as MNTQLTELLRLMRNLIRTGVITQVDTTKGMCRVATGNLETNWLNWLTSRAGNSRTWWAPSVGEQVLLLSIGGELTTAFVLPAIFSDEFPAPSTSSEATHIQFPDGAVMEYEPQSGALTVIGIKTATVTASDSVHITAPEITCVASTRITLDTPEVICTQLMSTGNLIVRNGGKMTGNIEHTGGTFSSNGVVVDSHKHTGVRSGGDTSGGPV; from the coding sequence ATGAACACACAACTCACTGAACTGCTGCGCTTAATGCGCAACCTGATCCGAACCGGCGTCATCACCCAAGTGGACACCACAAAGGGTATGTGCCGGGTTGCAACAGGCAACCTTGAAACCAACTGGCTGAACTGGTTGACATCCAGGGCGGGAAACTCCCGCACTTGGTGGGCGCCCAGTGTCGGTGAGCAGGTTTTATTACTGTCCATAGGCGGAGAACTGACCACCGCCTTTGTATTGCCTGCGATTTTTTCAGATGAGTTTCCGGCGCCATCAACATCATCAGAAGCGACGCATATCCAGTTTCCTGATGGTGCAGTGATGGAATATGAACCGCAATCAGGCGCATTGACTGTGATCGGCATCAAAACCGCGACAGTGACTGCTTCGGATTCCGTCCATATTACCGCACCGGAAATCACCTGTGTCGCCAGTACCAGAATCACACTGGATACACCGGAAGTCATCTGTACACAGCTAATGAGCACGGGGAATTTGATCGTGCGCAATGGCGGCAAAATGACGGGCAATATTGAACACACCGGCGGCACATTCAGTTCCAACGGCGTGGTCGTGGATTCCCATAAACACACCGGCGTCAGGTCAGGCGGTGACACATCAGGAGGCCCCGTATGA
- a CDS encoding lysis system i-spanin subunit Rz: MKKVSLLVSVSLVIGGCFGWWGHRSLFLSELTDLKQQHATQIVAINQKAHSETLATIQQMKDAQNRVAQLDEYYSGKLTHVTEENAALRADIAAGYRRVQIAAANLATCQLTQNRDTSSRSVGDETQVELTTKAGRAIYDIRAGIISDQAKLDYLQQYVLEVVRQCKP, from the coding sequence ATGAAGAAAGTATCTTTACTTGTCAGCGTCAGCCTCGTTATTGGGGGATGTTTTGGCTGGTGGGGACACCGTTCACTGTTTCTCAGTGAATTGACTGATTTGAAACAGCAACATGCTACTCAAATCGTTGCTATCAATCAGAAGGCGCATTCGGAGACGTTAGCCACAATCCAACAGATGAAGGATGCGCAGAACAGAGTTGCGCAATTGGACGAATACTATTCAGGAAAATTAACCCATGTTACCGAAGAGAATGCTGCCTTACGTGCTGACATTGCCGCTGGTTATCGTCGGGTGCAAATCGCCGCCGCCAACCTTGCTACCTGTCAGCTCACCCAAAACCGAGATACCAGCTCCCGCAGCGTGGGCGATGAAACCCAAGTCGAACTCACTACAAAAGCTGGACGTGCTATTTACGATATCCGAGCCGGAATCATCAGCGATCAGGCCAAATTAGATTACCTGCAACAGTATGTACTTGAAGTCGTTCGTCAATGTAAACCGTAA
- a CDS encoding GPW/gp25 family protein, whose translation MMYLGMNRQTGRELTDLAHVRQSVSDILLTSVGSRIARRTYGSLLPELIDWPQNPALRLQVMAASYTAISRWEPRVMLMSITMETRQNGEMVVDIAGTYHQSAKEFSLSIPVSHSR comes from the coding sequence ATGATGTATCTGGGAATGAATCGGCAAACGGGCCGAGAACTGACAGATCTGGCTCACGTCCGGCAATCCGTCAGTGATATTTTATTAACTTCCGTGGGTAGCCGCATCGCACGCCGTACTTACGGTTCGTTGCTGCCAGAACTAATCGATTGGCCACAGAACCCGGCGCTCCGGCTTCAGGTCATGGCGGCCAGCTATACCGCCATCAGCCGTTGGGAGCCACGTGTGATGCTTATGTCAATCACAATGGAGACCCGGCAGAACGGTGAAATGGTGGTGGATATTGCGGGAACTTATCATCAATCCGCCAAAGAATTTTCACTTTCTATTCCGGTGAGCCATTCCCGGTGA
- a CDS encoding bactofilin family protein, protein MFGKKTEAPVANPVTPIISTQPEDKKNLSVETRSNTIIAKNSVFKGDIEMEGDIQVWGKVVGNIRVKGGAIRVMHAGKVEGELNAPEIIIDGHVDGTCCAETLDILEHGELRGISRCGSMSIRRGGLFVGQSEQVENKKKPDIERVVSIKENPADKAKAKNSA, encoded by the coding sequence ATGTTTGGAAAAAAAACTGAGGCACCAGTTGCCAATCCTGTTACGCCAATCATTTCTACACAGCCTGAAGATAAAAAAAACCTCAGTGTTGAAACGCGTTCCAATACGATTATTGCGAAAAATTCGGTATTTAAAGGCGATATTGAGATGGAAGGCGATATTCAGGTCTGGGGAAAAGTCGTTGGTAATATTCGCGTAAAAGGTGGTGCTATTCGTGTCATGCATGCCGGAAAAGTTGAAGGTGAGCTTAATGCGCCAGAAATTATTATTGATGGCCATGTTGACGGTACGTGCTGTGCGGAAACGCTGGATATCCTGGAGCACGGCGAACTACGTGGTATCAGCCGTTGTGGAAGTATGTCAATCCGGCGTGGCGGTTTATTTGTCGGTCAGTCTGAACAGGTCGAAAACAAGAAAAAGCCGGATATTGAGCGGGTTGTTTCCATCAAAGAGAATCCGGCAGATAAAGCGAAAGCCAAAAATAGTGCTTAA
- a CDS encoding GNAT family N-acetyltransferase, whose protein sequence is MIIKLETERLLLRGWKEEDREPFFRLNSDPEVMEFFFNTLNEEQNNILVDNLIRKFETQGGWGLWAVERKQDGAFIGMIGLNIPSEESPCYPCVEIGWRLDKPFWGKGYTCEAARRIFDFAFTDAGLDEVVAFTSVLNYRSESVMKKLGMIRDEKTFLHPLVPEGHRLREHVLYRIRRSS, encoded by the coding sequence ATGATTATCAAACTGGAAACAGAAAGATTGCTACTCCGTGGCTGGAAAGAAGAAGATCGTGAGCCTTTCTTTCGCTTAAATAGCGATCCTGAAGTGATGGAATTTTTCTTTAATACACTGAATGAAGAGCAAAATAATATTCTTGTTGATAATTTGATCCGTAAGTTTGAAACGCAGGGTGGCTGGGGATTATGGGCAGTTGAGCGAAAACAGGATGGTGCATTCATCGGCATGATTGGGCTAAATATTCCCAGTGAAGAGTCACCCTGTTATCCCTGTGTCGAAATTGGCTGGCGGCTTGATAAACCTTTTTGGGGCAAAGGTTATACATGTGAAGCGGCTCGCAGGATTTTTGATTTCGCGTTTACAGACGCGGGGTTGGACGAAGTTGTGGCATTCACTTCCGTACTTAATTACCGCTCAGAAAGTGTGATGAAAAAACTGGGCATGATCAGAGATGAAAAAACATTTCTACATCCTTTGGTGCCGGAAGGTCACCGATTGAGAGAACATGTTCTGTATCGGATCCGGCGTTCAAGTTGA
- a CDS encoding tail protein X encodes MQVIAQQNETVDALCWRHYGRTLGMTERVLLANPGLADFGAVLPHGTKVEMPGFMPTTTKPIIQLWD; translated from the coding sequence ATGCAAGTTATTGCACAACAAAATGAGACAGTTGATGCCCTGTGCTGGCGTCATTATGGCCGAACGCTGGGGATGACGGAACGTGTGCTGTTGGCCAACCCTGGTCTGGCTGATTTTGGCGCGGTATTGCCTCATGGAACGAAAGTTGAAATGCCGGGATTCATGCCCACGACCACTAAGCCGATTATCCAGCTCTGGGATTAA
- a CDS encoding phage repressor protein CI, which yields MKNTNIEIKMGADSGGRPAIERLVRAYGFKSRQALSDHLGVSKSTMANRYLRDSFPADWIIQCNLETGASLLWLSTGQGEMFSDGESGKTERLEDIIAPSIPRIKLSGGKLNEANPVILDSELISKELNNPLVVDDGVTWYLLDAQGDNIQDGLWLVDIEGMHSIKRIAKIPVSKIRVSDDDVTFDCSVSDIQFIGRVVLVISRQ from the coding sequence ATGAAAAATACCAATATTGAGATAAAAATGGGGGCTGATAGTGGGGGAAGACCCGCTATTGAGCGTCTTGTCCGCGCGTATGGATTTAAATCACGCCAAGCCCTGAGTGACCATTTGGGCGTTTCCAAAAGCACAATGGCAAACCGCTATCTTCGTGATAGCTTTCCAGCGGATTGGATCATCCAGTGTAATCTCGAAACTGGCGCTTCACTGCTGTGGTTAAGCACAGGTCAGGGAGAAATGTTTTCGGATGGAGAGAGTGGTAAAACAGAACGGCTGGAAGATATCATCGCGCCATCAATTCCTCGTATAAAGTTATCGGGAGGTAAACTGAACGAGGCTAATCCAGTGATCCTGGACAGCGAATTGATTTCCAAAGAGCTTAACAACCCGTTGGTTGTTGATGATGGCGTGACATGGTATCTGCTTGATGCTCAGGGAGACAATATTCAGGATGGCTTATGGCTGGTGGATATCGAAGGTATGCACAGTATTAAAAGGATCGCCAAAATTCCTGTCAGTAAAATCCGTGTCAGCGATGATGACGTCACTTTTGACTGTTCAGTCAGCGACATTCAATTCATCGGCCGCGTGGTTCTGGTGATATCCAGACAATAA
- a CDS encoding replication endonuclease, whose translation MNSGFITTEHNGDYPIAKGRQSGLFQPSIPQGVSMAERLLWDVNAEDHQWRHQYIGQMPDFLAKYFSRRYVGIFNHSGRRDANAFLRRTVGQNVLPRLQLVKARYSFTHHISGLTPFPFIEQLEKVVTCDRKQLLKLAHEISVFIASNYEHYSLQSSQQYQAAPVDSESKLFPRVAKLYQLLAKLTLQCGTNPPYWQRFNHGRKVPSVDQLCAGMLRMMSARWWYFRLKRLRDIQSEHMAIAVGQVQKAASPYVSNHALREWLEQKRRNREFFKHFDLENENGERISLAETVVHSNANPAIRRCELMVRMRGFEDVADKMGCVGEFYTITAPAKYHAVQHQGGFVRQWNGATPRDTQRYLCGIWAKSRAAIARAGINLFGFRVVEPHHDGTPHWHILLFMLPEHQRRVRAILEHYACQEEKAELQSDDAKKARFDYRIIDPDKGSATGYIAKYISKNIDGYALEDEKDHQTGAPLRDMAKSVTAWASRWRIRQFQQIGGAPVSVWRELRRLGEVRLMDNKVNAVLQAADEGNWAAYIQAQGGPWVARCDLTIRLSYKHIPFGSPYGEDVYTIQGVTSPFLSCVEFICTRIHQWTLVPKSEAAPTSGQIVYKRNTEWPSWSSVNNCTDGQVDRAMKGYVNYRIDEDDKLINMANISAKTARNRY comes from the coding sequence ATGAATAGTGGTTTTATCACTACGGAACATAACGGTGATTATCCTATTGCCAAAGGCAGGCAGTCTGGCCTGTTTCAGCCAAGCATACCGCAGGGTGTGTCAATGGCTGAACGTTTATTATGGGATGTCAACGCGGAAGATCACCAATGGCGCCACCAATATATCGGGCAGATGCCGGATTTTCTGGCGAAGTACTTCAGCCGCCGTTATGTTGGCATCTTTAACCATTCAGGCCGCCGTGATGCGAACGCCTTTCTGAGAAGAACAGTTGGACAAAATGTCTTGCCACGGTTGCAGTTGGTTAAGGCAAGATATTCATTCACTCATCATATATCGGGACTAACACCTTTTCCTTTTATTGAGCAATTGGAAAAGGTGGTGACATGCGATCGCAAACAGCTTTTGAAGCTCGCTCATGAAATATCTGTTTTTATTGCGAGCAACTATGAGCACTATTCCTTGCAGTCTTCTCAACAATATCAAGCCGCGCCTGTGGACAGTGAAAGTAAATTGTTCCCCCGTGTCGCTAAGTTATACCAATTACTGGCGAAGCTGACTTTACAATGTGGCACAAATCCTCCTTATTGGCAGCGTTTTAATCATGGGCGTAAAGTACCATCTGTTGATCAACTTTGTGCAGGTATGTTGCGGATGATGTCTGCCCGCTGGTGGTATTTTCGGTTAAAACGTCTACGTGATATCCAGTCTGAACATATGGCAATTGCGGTTGGGCAAGTACAAAAAGCCGCATCGCCTTATGTTTCGAACCATGCTTTGCGTGAATGGTTGGAACAGAAACGCCGTAACCGTGAGTTTTTCAAACATTTTGATTTGGAAAATGAGAACGGAGAACGGATTTCGCTGGCGGAAACGGTGGTTCATAGTAATGCGAATCCCGCAATCCGACGTTGTGAATTGATGGTCAGAATGCGTGGTTTCGAAGATGTCGCCGACAAAATGGGATGTGTTGGTGAATTTTATACCATCACGGCGCCGGCAAAATACCATGCGGTTCAGCATCAGGGCGGGTTTGTCAGACAGTGGAATGGTGCGACGCCTCGCGATACTCAACGCTACCTGTGTGGTATATGGGCAAAATCCCGTGCCGCAATCGCCCGTGCCGGCATTAATTTATTTGGTTTCCGAGTGGTGGAACCGCACCATGACGGCACTCCTCATTGGCATATTCTGCTGTTTATGTTGCCGGAGCATCAGCGGCGGGTCAGGGCGATCCTTGAGCATTACGCTTGCCAGGAAGAGAAAGCTGAATTGCAGAGCGATGATGCCAAAAAAGCGCGTTTTGATTACAGAATCATAGATCCTGATAAAGGGAGTGCGACAGGCTATATCGCTAAGTATATATCCAAAAATATTGATGGTTATGCGCTGGAAGATGAAAAAGATCATCAAACCGGCGCACCTTTGCGCGATATGGCGAAATCGGTGACTGCATGGGCGAGTCGCTGGCGCATTCGCCAATTTCAGCAAATTGGGGGAGCGCCTGTTTCTGTTTGGCGGGAACTACGCCGTCTCGGGGAAGTGCGTTTAATGGATAACAAAGTCAATGCGGTTTTGCAGGCAGCCGATGAAGGCAATTGGGCCGCTTATATTCAGGCACAGGGCGGGCCGTGGGTTGCGCGCTGTGATTTGACTATTCGTTTGTCTTATAAACATATCCCGTTTGGCAGCCCTTATGGGGAAGATGTTTACACCATACAAGGGGTGACATCACCATTTTTGTCATGTGTGGAATTTATCTGCACACGTATTCATCAATGGACTCTTGTACCGAAATCAGAAGCTGCTCCGACATCAGGACAGATTGTCTATAAAAGAAACACTGAATGGCCCTCTTGGAGTTCTGTCAATAACTGTACGGATGGACAAGTGGATAGGGCAATGAAGGGGTATGTAAATTACAGGATTGATGAGGATGATAAATTAATCAATATGGCAAATATTTCTGCAAAAACAGCACGTAATAGGTATTAA